CAGGGACTGGGTCTTGATTTTGTGTATGATGATGGCGAAAATCTTCAGCATATATTGCAGCATGGTTTCCCTAAAGGAAAAACGCTGGGCGCTGGGGTCATTGATGGGCGCAATATATGGCGCAGCGACCTGAACGCTGTGGCTACCCTGCTGGGCCAGTTAGCGGAACAAACCACTGCCGAGCAGCTTATCGTTCAGCCATCATGCAGTCTCCTGCATGTGCCAGTTAGTCTAGAGGCAGAGCACAAGCTAGATCGAGAACTGGTCCAAGCGCTGGCCTTTGCCGATGAAAAGCTTGAGGAAATCGCCGTCCTGACGGCTGCACTTGGCAAACACGATCCATCCGCACTCACCAAGCTTGGACAAAGTGCAGATGCGGTAGCCCGTTTCAACAGCTCAGCGGCACGCGTACAGACAGCTGCCGATCTGGCTGACTTACTAGCCAAGGAGCCTCTGTCACGCAGCGTTCCTTTCGCTGAGCGTCGTGAGATTCAGCAAAATAAGCTGAAGTTGCCTCCGCTGCCTACGACGACTATTGGTAGCTTCCCGCAAACTGCCGAGATCCGCAAGGCCCGCCTGCACTATCGCAAAGGAGAATGGTCTGCCGAGCAATACCGGACGTTCATCCAACAGCAAATCAAGGAATGGATTGATATTCAGGAGGACATTGGCATTGACGTGCTTGTACACGGGGAATTTGAGCGGACCGATATGGTTGAATTTTTTGGCGAAAAGCTGAACGGCTTTGCTTTTACGCAAAACGGATGGGTACAGTCCTACGGCTCCCGCTGCGTCAAACCACCGATTATATACGGAGACGTTTCCTTCGATCAGCCCATGACTGTGGAAGAAACGGCATTCGCCCAATCGTTAACCTCCAAGCCTGTTAAGGGAATGCTTACAGGCCCTGTGACCATTTTGAACTGGTCTTTTGAACGTAATGATATTCCGCGCAGTCAAGTCGCTTTACAGTTGGCTCTGGCATTACGGGCAGAGGTAGAGGCACTGGAACAAGCGGGCATCGGCATGATTCAGGTCGATGAACCCGCAATTCGTGAAGGGCTTCCGCTGAAAAAAGAACAACAGCAAGCCTATCTGGATTGGGCGGTTCAAGCCTTCCTTGTGACCACGGCCACCGTTGAGCCTGCGACCCAAATCCATACGCATATGTGCTATTCTGAATTTCAGCATATGATTCAGTCCATCTCTGACATGGATGCCGACGTTATATCTATTGAAACTTCGCGAAGCCACGGAGAACTGATTGTCAGCTTTGAAGATCAGGTATACGACAAAGGCATCGGTCTGGGCGTGTACGATATCCACAGTCCGCGCATCCCCGATGTATCTGAAATGCTAAGCATGATCCAGCGTGCCCTGCGCGTACTGCCATCAGATTTGTTCTGGGTTAATCCGGATTGTGGTCTGAAAACCCGCACCAAAGAGGAATCTGTCGCCGCCTTGCGACAAATGGTACAAGCGGCTCAAGCAGCCCGGGCTGCATTGGCTGTATCCAACTAATTTTTTATCGTTTCGAATCACGCCTTCATTTTCAACATATTCTGTTCCCCTTTCCGGTCCTTTCTGCTAAAAGCCCGGGAAGGGGATTTATTCTAGGTCATATAATGTATAAGCGCCTTGAATATGCTTCATTTTCATCTGCTTCATATGTACGCCTAAGCCATGTTCTCGATCCCAGGAACAACTAAAATTCAAATACAGTTCATCCTTTGCCGATGAGTCGGAAATCAGTATAGACATAAGCTGTATTCGATTCAACAATTGTTCCGGCCGCTCCACATAAGGCGCATATTCATCCGGGTCCTCTCCCCATGTACTGTAAGCATTCCGATACTTTTCCACGATGCCAGCATAATGATGGTGTATGGATTCCAACACTTGAGGATGAATAGCTGATGAATATTCCATATACTGCTCCCATGTCTTTTTTTGCAACTGTGTAGGTTCTTCTATCGTCTGTGCCTGTTCTTCGGAGTCGGCTCCCACGATAAATTCGACTTCTACTTCCGAGGGTTGCCCGCAAAAATTAAGTTGTACTACACCACGCAGAACAATCTCCTCAGATACATCCCAAGATTCATCATCCTGTTCCAGTTCCATATACCAGTGTTTCCAATCCATCCTTTACCCACCTCTTCATAAAAAGTATCTTTAACCGTATTGAATACTTTACAATCTATCATTTTAATGAATGAAATTAAAGCGGCATCCTATCTGTGCTTCCAGCCATATTTCGATGAATTCCCAAATAAAAATACTTTTTTCTACAACATTCGCTACTCAATAAAGCCTCCAAGGAAGGAAATCTGTCCATTTTGACACAAATATTTTATTATTAAAAATTTAGTACCTTGCATTAATCAGTACATGATGTTAAATTATACCTGACTACTGTTCTATAATTAGTACCCGTGACAAATTACGCACAAACACACGTTTCTTTCCCTTATTCCGAACGACACCTATGAATTATTGATAACATCCAGGAAGGGAGCACCGCTCGTGAATGTGAACATCCAATTCAAAAAAGGGGTACTGGAACTGTGCGTTCTCGTTCTAATTGGACGCAAAGACCGTTATGGCTACGAGTTGGCGCAAGCCGTCTCCCGTCATATTGAAGTAGCCGAGGGAGCCCTATATCCACTGCTTCGCCGTCTGGTATCAGAAGGATACTGCACAACGTATTTACAGGAATCGACCGAGGGGCCTCCTCGCAAATATTATCGGCTGACCGATACTGGCAGTCATTATACAAGAATACTTACGCGGGAATGGAATGATTTTGTCCATAATGTCGCAAGCCTACTGGAGGAAGGAAATTCCGATGAATAGAAAACAGTTTCTTACAGAGGTGGAACAGCGTCTTTCTCCTCTCCCTGCAGAGGTACGCAATGAGCTGCTTAGTGATTTGAGCCAGCATTTTGACTACGGGTTGGTTAATGGCAAAAGCGAAAGTGAGATTGCCAATGAGCTGGGTAACCCAGAGGATATTGCCCGAGAAGCGTTGGATGATCCCAATGCAGCCTGGAACGCTTCTCCTCCGCTTCGCCAGGGAAGCTTTGCACGCAATATTTTTACTTTCCTAGGGCTGTTGTTTCTTAACTTGCTGATCTCCATCCCGATTATGGCTACCCTATGGGTAGTATGGGCTTCATTGGCTGTGGTATCGATCAGCTTCATTGTAGCCCCCCTTCTCGCTGTTACTGATTATGCGCTAAACAGCACCTTTTACCCGGCCAAATTCTTTTTCTCTATCACGTTGACGGGTATAGGTCTATTGCTGCTGCCTGGTGTACGTTATCTCTTACTCCTTATGGTCAAAGGCACAGTACGATACTGGAAATGGAATCAGACTACCCTGAGGGGAGCTTACTAACAACATGAATAAAAAGTGGTTTATTGCAGCAGGTCTGTGCATTGTCATCGGTGTAGCCGGAATGGTGGCCTACGGTGCCCCATGGAGTCAACAAGTCATGAAGGAAACAACTGCGATTAACAAAAAATGGACGTTTACACGTGGTCAGCTACAGAAGCTGAAAGTGGACAGCTCTGATGATGTCTCTATTTTGTTTACTCCTGGCTCTGGCGACCAAGGTACGATACGCATTAGTGGAGAAGTTCAGACAAAGGTAGCCGACCAAATTCATAATGCCCAAATTGAGAACGGTAAGCTTACGATTCAATCGGAGCCGGCTCCTTCCTTGTCATTCTTTTCGATCACTCCTGATTTGGATCAAACGATTACCGTAGAGATGCCCTCTGGCGAAACACTAACTGACCTACAGGTAGATGCACATTCAGGGAATGTAAAACTTCAGGATGCCTCCGTGCAGAATACTTCCATCACCGCTACTTCAGGCACTGCCGAGATTACAAACCTCCAAAGTACCCACCTGATCGCAAATTTAACATCCGGCAATTTTACAGCCAGTCAGCTTGCAGCAGATATGGAGTTAAAGCTTACTTCAGGTGATGTTACCATTCGTGATTATAGCGGTAATGGCCTTATTTCCCTAACCTCAGGGGAGACAAATATTACGCAACGTGCCGTAGCCAACTTGGAAGTGAATGCTGATTCTGGTGACGTGAAGATTAAGCAAGCTCCCGATTTTAAAGGTGTTTATAATGTCCGCTCTGACTCTGGGAGTATCAATACTCCCGAATCTGTTCCCGGTAGTGTGAACGTGATTAAGGTCGAAACCACTTCAGGGGATATTTATATTTCCAAATAGAGACCTCTAAATGAATGCCTCATCAGAGGCGAAGTTTGGTTCAATGAGTTTAACCTTGTATAATGTAACCATGTGCCCAGATGCACAACCACATTATAGATTAATAAGGAGGAGACTGGATGGAACTTAAGAATAAAACAGCTATTATTACAGGAGCCAGTAAAGGAATCGGTAAAGCAATTGCCGAAACTTTAGCTAAGGAAGGCGTTAACCTGGGATTAATTTCACGCACATTGACTGACCTGCAAAAGCTGCAGGATTCACTGGGGAGTACATACGGTGTGAAAGTGGTGAGTGCTGTTGCAGATATATCGGATCGCTCACAGGCCGCTGCCGCTGTAGCTTCACTGGAACATGAGCTAGGCGCTGTCGACATTTTGATCAACAATGCAGGCATTGCTACCTTTGGCACAGTCGCGGAGATGGACCCCGAAGAGTGGGAACGTATTATTCGCGTAAACCTGATGGGAACCTATTATGTCACACATGCTGCGCTTCCAAGCATGCTGGCGCAAAAGAGCGGAAACATTATTAATATTTCCTCGACGGCAGGAGAACGGGGTTTTGCAACAGGCTCAGCATATTGCGCATCCAAATTTGCTTTGATGGGCTTCACGGAAGCACTGATGCAGGAAGTTCGCAAATCTAACATTCGCGTCACCGCGCTGACTCCAAGCACTGTCAATACAGAACTGGCGGCAAACGCAGGCTTACCTATTGGTGATGAGGATCGCATGCTTCAACCGCAGGATTTGGCCGATCTGACATTAGCCACATTGAAACTGCCTCCACGAGTTCAATTAAAAGTAGCCGGTATTTGGACAACCAACCCACAGTAGTTCGACATGACATCTTAGATTCATTGGCTGTACAATGCTCCGGCAGACGTAATTGTTCGTCATGCCGGAGCTTTTTTTTTCAGCATAGCTATACCAAAACAAACTGTAATATAAGCGCTTTGTACTTCCAGCATATATACATACAATTCCTACAACTATAAGCGCATTTCAGGAAAGGGGAAAAATGATGAAGAACACAGGAATGACACGGCCATTAGACCATTTAGGCCGCATTGTGCTGCCTAAGGAGCTGCGCAATTCTATGAATATTAATATTGGAGATGCCCTCGATTTTTTTATTACCCCAGAGGGACTGATGATTCGCAAGTATACGGGGGTTTCTTGCTATTTTTGTGGTGCCGTAGATCATTTGAGCTATTTCAGGGATCATCTGATATGTAAAAGTTGTATTGAAAATCTGAAGAGCGATAATCCTTCTAGTCATTTGAGTGAAGCACGTCCTGTCCAGCCCAAGAAAAGAAGGAGTTACAGAAATCAGAATGATCTCCTGAATAAACTAAAACAGCTCATGCAGGAGCACCCAAATGTATCTCAAAAAGAATTAGCCGAAATGCTCGAACTATCCCAGGGACGCGTGTCGCAGCTTAAAAAGCTACTCCTTTAGATCAACCGACCCAATCTCGTCTGTTTTAATCAACAAAAAAAGAGCCTGACGGCTCTCGGATCATCTTTGTTACGCAATGTCAGACTGCTCCATAATCGGGACCCGATAGGCCAGCAAGGACTCGTCTATTACGGCAGAAATAAACGTTGCATCTATTTCAGGCACCAACCCAAGCGCATAATTCCATGCGTTTTCTTCAATTTGCAGCGCAAGTCGTTGCCGGGTCCCTATCCCACTCTCTTGCTCCAACGCATCGGAGAGGTCCACTAATTCCGTATCGGCGGCGTGCCCAATCTCATGTGCAAGCACAACTGTAAAATACTCCTCAACTCGATCAATGCTGCCGAACATCTGTAAACACTGTGTTTCGATAACGTCCGTATACATGGTAATGGCGTGAGCATTCATAGCATATTTGCCCCCAATCAGCCTTCCACCAGGAAAACGTTTTTCCAGCTTGACTGTCACACCTATAGCAGCCCGTTCCAAAAGCTCAGCGACAATGCGCTCTGCCTGATATCTTTCCAACTTAGCTTCGCTCCTCAAACCAGAATATATAAAGTGATATTTACTCTAAATTCATGAAATCATGGATGTGTTCATACCATACACAGTACGATATTATACCTTTTTACAAAGGAGAATACCATGTCAGAAGATTATTATGCAGGCTGGGGAACACTTGCCTTGATTAATGCCGGCTTGGCACAATCCAAAAATCGGAGCGGGCTAAATTGGTTTTTTCTCTCCCTATTAATAGGACCACTGGCTACCCTATTTATCGTTGCATGGGATAAGCTCGAGTCCTAATGCAGCAATCAGGTCATTCCCATCGTTATCCGGAATGAAAAGGACAGCCTTGGCGTTTCTGCTGAAGCACTGTATCTGATACTGTATTAGCCTGTCTCGACATATACGACTTCTCTTGAACTCCGAAATTCGGCTTCACAAGCCGATTATCGTAGGAATTATGAAAAATATGCGTTGTCGCCGGGGATAGCGGGGGAATCAGCCATGTCCAATTGCCTGTCAGTGCGCGCCCAGCCTTGGCTTCCCGTTCCTCAAACAGCTTGAATTGTGCCGCTGCGGTATGGTGGTCGACAATGCTGACTCCCGCCTTTTTGAAAGAATGCAGCACAGCAATATTCAATTCCACCAGCGCCCGATCACGCCAAAGCGTTGTTTCACTCGTCGTATCCAGCCCCATCAGCTTAGCCACCTGTGGCAACATATTATAGCGGAAGGTATCCGCAAAATTGCGGGCGCCGATTTCTGTTCCCATATACCAGCCGTTAAAGGGAGCCGCTGTATAGATGATACCGCCAATCTCCAGCGTCATGTCCGAAATCATAGGCACAGCATACCAACGTAATCCCAAGGAAGCGAAACCCGAGATTTCTGGATGCTCAATGGCCACCTCCATTACCAAATGTTCAGGAATATCATATAGCTCGGGAGGCCGCCCGCCTGCTTCCACAACCAGTGGCAATATATCAAAAGGAGTCATCGCTCCTTGCCAGCCCATGTCTTTACAAGCATTGGTAAAATCTACCGAGATCGGGTCCCCGATGACCCCTTGACCGGTTTCATATCCAGCGTAACGAATGAGTTGATGGTTCCAGATGCGGATATTCGGCTGCCCTGGCTTGGAGGCGCGGAATACAGTAAGCGTTGGCTTAATTTTACCGCCATTCGTTCCTATGCGTATATGCTCCAAGAGCTCGCGAACCACTTCCGTTGCATCTGACGCGCCCCGCGCATCCCTGACCAAAAGCTTGTCCCAAAATAAGCGACCGATGCAACGATTGCTATTGCGCCAAGCCATAAGTGCCCCGTGCTCCAGCTCTTCGTACGTATGATCATACGTTCCCGTAGTCTCTATGTCGTGATGAATATTAAGAAGCCGGGCCTCCGCTTCATCGCGGCTTCGGCCCAGCTCCTCATAACATGTATATATAAACTGCTCCGCTTCATGCAAAAGCTGTTGTTTCACTTCCATAACACACACCCCATCCCGGCAGCTCTATAACTCTAGAGCCTGTGGTCTTCCACGCCTTCTCGTTATTATACTCCAGTGGCAGAGTGGAACCAACGGGATGTGTGTCTTGTTCACCTGATCTCCATATACATGGAAGTCTATACCAATGGGTTATCCCAAATACGCACTCAGCATCCAGATGTGTTTATCCATTGCTTCTCTTAAGCCGTTAAGAAGATCCTCTGTCGCTTTATCCTGTGCCGCTTCCGCTGCTTCCATCCCATTAGCCAGCTCAACAGTGATGGTTTTAAAATCAGCAACAACGGACTTCACCATATCCTCAGCTGTCTGCTTACCTGCGGACTCCTGAATAGCTGAAAGTTGCAAATGCTCCTTCAAGGTCGCAGCCGGACGGCCACCAATAGCCAACAATCGTTCAGCAATCGTATCTAGATTAGCTGTTGCTTCATTGTAAAGTTCTTCAAATTTAGCATGCAATGTGAAGAATTTAGGTCCTTTCACATACCAGTGGAAATAATGCAGTTTCGTGTACAATACAGACCAGGTAGCTACCTGACGATTCAATGCCTTGTGCAATTCTTGAATAGCCTCTTGTGTAGGTGCGTTCGTATGATTTAATGTACTCATGTTTAAAATCCCCTCTCGTTCAAATATAGTTGGTGTAAAGCTTGGATGCTCGTTAGCAGTAGTGTCTGATTTTCTTCAAAATTCCATGCGTCAATCTAATAAATCTTAATCAATTAATTTAGACTTAATCTAAATCCTGTTTTAATTATAACACTGTGACGATGTTTTTCAAGTCCTTATTCGATTTTAATCATGAAGATTACATGAACTAATTGTAAAGCAAACTCTACATGCAATCGGGTACCCAGAATCAAGACTTGTTTATCTTTTATACATAGGTTACATCAATAGGAGGATAGAAGATGTTAACTTTGTTTGCTAAAGCATCAAAAAAGAGCCGGCCCATAAGAGGGTCGGCTCTTTTATTATTCTTGCATCTCTGAAGTTTCCACGATTAAAGGTACAACCTTGCCAGCATTTACATCAATCAGGCCGTGATCGGTAATTTTCAAGGCCGGGCTGACCGGCAAAGAATGCGTGCTCAGCGACATGATTGGATTGTAATGGCGGTAGCCCAGCGACAGCAAGGCTGAACGCAGCTCCTTCACATGCGCCGCAACCATTTCCAGCGGTCCTTCTGTTAAGATCCCGCCTACGGTTAAAGGCAAATGGGACAGCACCTTGCCATTTTCAACTACGCAAAAACCGCCTTGGCTGGCAAGAACCGTATTCGCAGCCAGTATCATATCTTGCTTGTTATGCCCTACGACCAGCAAGTTATGGTTATCGTGCGAATAGGTGGTTGCCACTGCCCCACGTTTAATCGTATCTCCCCCGATCAAACCGTAAGCACGGTTGCCATTCTTTCCATACCTCTCAAACGTAGCAATCAGTCCATGTTCACCATGTTCCCATACCAGTTCCCCCTGCTCTACTTGTGCAGGTGCAATCCGTTCACTTGTAAAAGTAGAGCCATCTTTGACCATCATAACACGGCATTGATGTGTGCCATCAGCTA
The Paenibacillus peoriae DNA segment above includes these coding regions:
- the metE gene encoding 5-methyltetrahydropteroyltriglutamate--homocysteine S-methyltransferase, with the protein product MSVIEWPELSGLISSNLGYPRIGENREWKKALERFWNGSINESELQTEMKRLRLEHLSKQRDKGIDRIPVGDFSYYDHMLDTSVMFGLVPERFNHRPAGPVPLSVYFGIARGQKGATASEMTKWMNTNYHYIVPELANAVPVFTENKPLQAYLEAKQELGIDGKPVLIGPYSFVTLSKGYDRKELASIIRTFLPLYTRVLSELAAEGVQWVQIDEPVLTTSFPVEDLDIIQEVYEALTQAAPSLNIMLQTYFGSLDHYERLSALPVQGLGLDFVYDDGENLQHILQHGFPKGKTLGAGVIDGRNIWRSDLNAVATLLGQLAEQTTAEQLIVQPSCSLLHVPVSLEAEHKLDRELVQALAFADEKLEEIAVLTAALGKHDPSALTKLGQSADAVARFNSSAARVQTAADLADLLAKEPLSRSVPFAERREIQQNKLKLPPLPTTTIGSFPQTAEIRKARLHYRKGEWSAEQYRTFIQQQIKEWIDIQEDIGIDVLVHGEFERTDMVEFFGEKLNGFAFTQNGWVQSYGSRCVKPPIIYGDVSFDQPMTVEETAFAQSLTSKPVKGMLTGPVTILNWSFERNDIPRSQVALQLALALRAEVEALEQAGIGMIQVDEPAIREGLPLKKEQQQAYLDWAVQAFLVTTATVEPATQIHTHMCYSEFQHMIQSISDMDADVISIETSRSHGELIVSFEDQVYDKGIGLGVYDIHSPRIPDVSEMLSMIQRALRVLPSDLFWVNPDCGLKTRTKEESVAALRQMVQAAQAARAALAVSN
- a CDS encoding nitric oxide synthase oxygenase, with protein sequence MEVKQQLLHEAEQFIYTCYEELGRSRDEAEARLLNIHHDIETTGTYDHTYEELEHGALMAWRNSNRCIGRLFWDKLLVRDARGASDATEVVRELLEHIRIGTNGGKIKPTLTVFRASKPGQPNIRIWNHQLIRYAGYETGQGVIGDPISVDFTNACKDMGWQGAMTPFDILPLVVEAGGRPPELYDIPEHLVMEVAIEHPEISGFASLGLRWYAVPMISDMTLEIGGIIYTAAPFNGWYMGTEIGARNFADTFRYNMLPQVAKLMGLDTTSETTLWRDRALVELNIAVLHSFKKAGVSIVDHHTAAAQFKLFEEREAKAGRALTGNWTWLIPPLSPATTHIFHNSYDNRLVKPNFGVQEKSYMSRQANTVSDTVLQQKRQGCPFHSG
- a CDS encoding AbrB/MazE/SpoVT family DNA-binding domain-containing protein, which encodes MKNTGMTRPLDHLGRIVLPKELRNSMNINIGDALDFFITPEGLMIRKYTGVSCYFCGAVDHLSYFRDHLICKSCIENLKSDNPSSHLSEARPVQPKKRRSYRNQNDLLNKLKQLMQEHPNVSQKELAEMLELSQGRVSQLKKLLL
- a CDS encoding DUF4097 family beta strand repeat-containing protein codes for the protein MNKKWFIAAGLCIVIGVAGMVAYGAPWSQQVMKETTAINKKWTFTRGQLQKLKVDSSDDVSILFTPGSGDQGTIRISGEVQTKVADQIHNAQIENGKLTIQSEPAPSLSFFSITPDLDQTITVEMPSGETLTDLQVDAHSGNVKLQDASVQNTSITATSGTAEITNLQSTHLIANLTSGNFTASQLAADMELKLTSGDVTIRDYSGNGLISLTSGETNITQRAVANLEVNADSGDVKIKQAPDFKGVYNVRSDSGSINTPESVPGSVNVIKVETTSGDIYISK
- a CDS encoding Dps family protein; translation: MSTLNHTNAPTQEAIQELHKALNRQVATWSVLYTKLHYFHWYVKGPKFFTLHAKFEELYNEATANLDTIAERLLAIGGRPAATLKEHLQLSAIQESAGKQTAEDMVKSVVADFKTITVELANGMEAAEAAQDKATEDLLNGLREAMDKHIWMLSAYLG
- a CDS encoding 3-ketoacyl-ACP reductase; translation: MELKNKTAIITGASKGIGKAIAETLAKEGVNLGLISRTLTDLQKLQDSLGSTYGVKVVSAVADISDRSQAAAAVASLEHELGAVDILINNAGIATFGTVAEMDPEEWERIIRVNLMGTYYVTHAALPSMLAQKSGNIINISSTAGERGFATGSAYCASKFALMGFTEALMQEVRKSNIRVTALTPSTVNTELAANAGLPIGDEDRMLQPQDLADLTLATLKLPPRVQLKVAGIWTTNPQ
- a CDS encoding PadR family transcriptional regulator gives rise to the protein MNVNIQFKKGVLELCVLVLIGRKDRYGYELAQAVSRHIEVAEGALYPLLRRLVSEGYCTTYLQESTEGPPRKYYRLTDTGSHYTRILTREWNDFVHNVASLLEEGNSDE
- a CDS encoding DUF6985 domain-containing protein, whose amino-acid sequence is MDWKHWYMELEQDDESWDVSEEIVLRGVVQLNFCGQPSEVEVEFIVGADSEEQAQTIEEPTQLQKKTWEQYMEYSSAIHPQVLESIHHHYAGIVEKYRNAYSTWGEDPDEYAPYVERPEQLLNRIQLMSILISDSSAKDELYLNFSCSWDREHGLGVHMKQMKMKHIQGAYTLYDLE
- a CDS encoding DUF1700 domain-containing protein, yielding MNRKQFLTEVEQRLSPLPAEVRNELLSDLSQHFDYGLVNGKSESEIANELGNPEDIAREALDDPNAAWNASPPLRQGSFARNIFTFLGLLFLNLLISIPIMATLWVVWASLAVVSISFIVAPLLAVTDYALNSTFYPAKFFFSITLTGIGLLLLPGVRYLLLLMVKGTVRYWKWNQTTLRGAY